From one Streptomyces sp. NBC_01478 genomic stretch:
- a CDS encoding acyl-CoA dehydrogenase family protein, producing the protein MLDFSIEPEFQVKLDWAAAFVREEVEPLDLLFPHGGDPYDTRNEKARAILRPLQEQVRAQGLWACHLGAELGGAGYGQVKLAYLNEILGRSYWAPTVFGTAAPDTGNAEILAMFGTGEQKARYLQPLLDGDIVSTFSMTEPQAGADPKEFVCRARRDGDEWVIDGEKWFSSNARYAAFLIVMAVTDPEAAPHARMSMFIVPAETPGIEIKRNVGTMDERDSLDEGIHAYIRYDQVRVPLDAMLGGPGEGFKVAQARLGGGRVHHAMRTVGKCTRAFDMMCERAVSRRTQGTLLAEKQAVQQFIADSWVELQQFRLLVLHTAWIIDTQPHGAARTQIAMCKVQTAKVLHDVIQRALHLHGSLGTTNELPLAKWWMAAPNLALADGPTEVHRTTIAKQLLKNRRPAEGLFPSEHIPPKLEAARKRYAHVIEDDSLTGRVDG; encoded by the coding sequence ATGCTGGACTTCTCGATCGAACCCGAGTTCCAGGTCAAGCTGGACTGGGCGGCGGCCTTCGTCCGGGAGGAGGTCGAGCCGCTCGACCTCTTGTTCCCGCACGGCGGCGACCCGTACGACACGCGCAACGAGAAGGCACGCGCGATCCTCAGGCCGCTCCAGGAACAGGTCCGGGCCCAGGGCCTGTGGGCCTGCCATCTCGGTGCCGAACTCGGCGGAGCGGGCTACGGCCAGGTGAAGCTCGCCTACCTCAACGAGATCCTCGGCCGCTCCTACTGGGCCCCGACCGTCTTCGGCACCGCGGCCCCGGACACCGGCAACGCCGAGATCCTCGCCATGTTCGGCACCGGGGAACAGAAGGCGCGCTACCTCCAGCCCCTGCTCGACGGGGACATCGTCTCCACCTTCTCGATGACGGAACCGCAGGCGGGAGCCGATCCCAAGGAGTTCGTGTGCCGGGCGCGGCGCGACGGGGACGAGTGGGTGATCGACGGGGAGAAGTGGTTCTCCTCCAACGCCCGGTACGCGGCCTTCCTCATCGTCATGGCCGTCACCGACCCCGAGGCCGCGCCGCACGCCCGGATGTCGATGTTCATCGTCCCGGCCGAGACACCCGGCATCGAGATCAAGCGCAACGTCGGCACGATGGACGAGCGCGACTCCCTCGACGAGGGCATCCACGCCTACATCCGCTACGACCAGGTGCGGGTCCCGCTCGACGCCATGCTCGGCGGCCCCGGCGAGGGCTTCAAGGTCGCCCAGGCCCGGCTCGGCGGGGGCCGGGTGCATCACGCGATGCGCACGGTCGGCAAGTGCACGCGCGCCTTCGACATGATGTGCGAGCGTGCGGTGTCCCGGCGTACTCAGGGCACTCTTCTCGCCGAGAAGCAGGCGGTGCAGCAGTTCATCGCGGACTCCTGGGTGGAGTTGCAGCAGTTCCGGCTGCTGGTGCTGCACACCGCCTGGATCATCGACACCCAGCCGCACGGCGCGGCCCGCACCCAGATCGCGATGTGCAAGGTGCAGACGGCGAAGGTGCTGCACGACGTGATCCAGCGCGCCCTGCATCTGCACGGCTCGCTCGGCACCACCAACGAACTCCCGCTCGCCAAATGGTGGATGGCCGCGCCGAACCTCGCGCTCGCCGACGGCCCCACCGAGGTGCACCGCACCACGATCGCCAAGCAGCTCCTGAAGAACCGCCGTCCGGCCGAGGGTCTGTTCCCCAGCGAGCACATACCGCCGAAGCTGGAGGCCGCCCGCAAGCGGTACGCCCACGTCATCGAGGACGACAGCCTCACCGGCCGGGTCGACGGATGA
- a CDS encoding SDR family NAD(P)-dependent oxidoreductase, translating into MSGERDTKSLAPADLFDLSGKVALVTGGSRGLGLAMVRAFATAGADIVIASRKLDACEAVADEVRALGRRALPVAAHVGHWDDLARLADAAYEEFGKVDVLVNNAGMSPLAPSSAETSEELFDKVIGVNFKGPFRLASLVGQRMADSGDGGSIINVSSSGALMPQPRFGPYAGAKAALNALTTVFALEYGPTVRVNTISAGPFLTDISKSWAEEKRQTTRSAIGRPGQPEEIVSTALYLASDASSYTTGALIRVDGGLY; encoded by the coding sequence ATGAGCGGCGAGCGCGACACCAAGTCCCTTGCTCCGGCCGACCTGTTCGACCTCTCCGGCAAGGTCGCGCTCGTCACCGGCGGCAGCCGGGGCCTGGGGCTCGCGATGGTGCGCGCCTTCGCCACCGCGGGCGCCGACATCGTGATCGCCAGCCGCAAACTCGACGCGTGCGAGGCCGTGGCGGACGAAGTGCGGGCCCTGGGTCGCCGGGCCCTGCCGGTCGCCGCGCACGTCGGCCACTGGGACGACCTGGCCCGGCTCGCCGACGCCGCCTACGAGGAGTTCGGGAAGGTCGACGTCCTCGTCAACAACGCCGGCATGTCACCGCTCGCCCCCTCCTCGGCCGAGACCAGCGAGGAGTTGTTCGACAAGGTGATCGGCGTCAACTTCAAAGGCCCGTTCCGGCTCGCCTCGTTGGTCGGGCAGCGGATGGCCGACTCGGGCGACGGGGGCTCGATCATCAACGTCTCGTCGTCCGGCGCGCTGATGCCCCAGCCCCGCTTCGGGCCGTACGCCGGCGCCAAGGCCGCGCTCAACGCCCTGACCACGGTCTTCGCCCTGGAGTACGGCCCGACGGTGCGGGTCAACACGATCTCGGCCGGGCCGTTCCTCACCGACATCTCCAAGTCCTGGGCCGAGGAGAAGCGGCAGACGACGCGCAGTGCCATCGGGCGTCCGGGACAGCCCGAGGAGATCGTCAGTACCGCGCTGTATCTCGCGAGCGACGCGTCGAGCTATACGACGGGAGCGCTGATCCGGGTGGACGGCGGGCTGTACTGA
- a CDS encoding CaiB/BaiF CoA transferase family protein translates to MRRPMEGVRVLEVAQFTFVPAAGAVLADWGADVIKIEHAERGDGQRGLVRVLGYDATSKGSSFFPIVEGPNRGKRSVGLALEKPSARKAFEELVRRSDVFLTNFLPEARAKLRIDVEDIRAINPDIIYVRGSGFGPRGDEATKGGYDSTAFWARGGSAAGVTPAGADRMIRMPAGAYGDSMGGMTIAGGIAAALYSRATTGEPSVVDVSLLGVGAWATQFTVNMALMNGGPLPVNVQPRHGSRTNPLIGAYLTSDGRWIELSMLQPGRYWAEFCKLAGRGELATDERFDSTEKLMANAAQAAGIVAELVASRPFAEWVEILSRGEGQWSAVQNAWEVGQDPSLRANGLIAPVVDADGVDRELVASPVQFDETPADITRAPQFAEHTDEVLRSLGLSDEELIALKIDGAAT, encoded by the coding sequence ATGCGCAGGCCGATGGAGGGCGTACGCGTTCTCGAAGTAGCCCAGTTCACCTTCGTCCCGGCGGCAGGGGCCGTGCTAGCCGACTGGGGCGCCGATGTGATCAAGATCGAACACGCCGAACGCGGCGACGGGCAGAGGGGGTTGGTCAGAGTCCTCGGCTACGACGCCACCAGCAAGGGGTCGTCGTTCTTCCCGATCGTCGAGGGACCCAACCGGGGCAAACGCAGTGTCGGCCTCGCCCTGGAGAAGCCGTCGGCCCGCAAGGCGTTCGAGGAACTGGTCCGCCGCAGCGACGTGTTCCTCACGAACTTCCTGCCCGAGGCCCGCGCCAAGCTGCGCATCGACGTCGAGGACATCCGGGCGATCAACCCGGACATCATCTACGTACGGGGCAGCGGCTTCGGCCCGCGCGGCGACGAGGCCACCAAGGGCGGCTACGACAGCACGGCCTTCTGGGCGCGCGGCGGCAGCGCCGCCGGTGTCACACCGGCGGGCGCGGACCGGATGATCCGGATGCCCGCCGGCGCCTACGGCGACTCGATGGGCGGCATGACGATCGCCGGCGGTATCGCCGCCGCCCTCTACTCCCGCGCGACGACCGGCGAACCCTCCGTGGTCGACGTGTCGTTGCTCGGGGTCGGCGCGTGGGCGACCCAGTTCACGGTCAACATGGCGCTGATGAACGGCGGACCGCTGCCGGTGAACGTCCAGCCCCGGCACGGCTCGCGCACCAACCCGCTCATCGGGGCCTATCTGACCTCGGACGGACGCTGGATCGAACTGTCGATGCTCCAACCCGGCCGGTACTGGGCCGAGTTCTGCAAACTCGCAGGCCGCGGCGAACTCGCCACCGACGAACGCTTCGACAGCACCGAGAAGTTGATGGCCAACGCGGCACAGGCGGCCGGCATCGTCGCCGAACTCGTCGCGTCCCGCCCCTTCGCGGAGTGGGTCGAGATCCTCTCCCGGGGAGAGGGCCAGTGGTCGGCGGTGCAGAACGCCTGGGAGGTCGGCCAGGACCCCTCGCTGCGAGCCAACGGACTCATCGCCCCCGTCGTGGACGCCGACGGCGTGGACCGTGAACTCGTCGCCAGTCCCGTGCAGTTCGACGAGACCCCGGCCGACATCACGCGGGCACCGCAGTTCGCGGAACACACCGACGAGGTCCTGCGCTCACTCGGTCTCTCCGACGAGGAGCTGATCGCGCTGAAGATCGACGGCGCGGCGACATGA
- a CDS encoding class I adenylate-forming enzyme family protein produces MNVSMILDMAAEGFGDRVVIGRAQDGLTPVRLRELAAGGAELVHTAGADAIVYLATNGPAFAVAQFAAAHAGVPLVPVNYRLGEEQLDALLANHPHALAIAAPGQDAAPRRAGLQVRSPAEWLTEAAAHTDAATEPAPAPDTPAVLIYTSGTTSAPKGVLLRHHNLVSYVLGTVEFAAADPTEAALMSVPPYHIAAVSNVLTNLYAGRRTLTLDQFTPESWLGLVREQRITHAMVVPTMLARIMDTAGLDRSVPSMRSLAYGGARMPVRVIETALRTWPAVDFVNAYGLTETSSTVSVLGPAEHRAAIASDDPAIRARLGSAGLPVPGIEIEVRDVTGEPLGAGETGQIWVRGEQVSGEYAGQGSAVDERGFFHTRDRGRLDADGYLHIEGRADDTIIRGAENIAPAEIEDVLLRHPDVLDAVVVGVPDEEWGQRIEAVVVRRDGAEVDAGALRAAVRGTLRGSKTPDRITYWTELPRTVTGKLVRRDIVAALTAPEHGTKGQP; encoded by the coding sequence ATGAACGTGTCGATGATCCTGGACATGGCCGCCGAGGGCTTCGGCGACCGGGTCGTGATCGGCCGCGCACAGGACGGGCTCACCCCCGTACGACTGCGCGAACTCGCGGCCGGTGGGGCCGAGTTGGTCCACACGGCCGGCGCCGACGCGATCGTGTACCTGGCCACGAACGGACCCGCCTTCGCCGTCGCCCAGTTCGCCGCGGCCCACGCCGGGGTCCCGCTCGTGCCGGTCAACTACCGCCTGGGCGAAGAGCAGTTGGACGCGCTCCTCGCGAACCACCCGCACGCCCTGGCCATCGCCGCCCCCGGCCAGGACGCGGCACCGCGCCGGGCCGGGCTGCAGGTCCGCAGCCCGGCCGAGTGGCTCACGGAGGCCGCCGCGCACACCGATGCCGCCACCGAACCGGCACCGGCGCCCGACACCCCCGCCGTACTGATCTACACCAGCGGAACCACCTCGGCTCCGAAAGGTGTGCTCCTGCGCCACCACAACCTGGTGTCGTATGTGCTCGGCACAGTGGAGTTCGCCGCGGCGGACCCCACCGAAGCCGCGCTGATGAGTGTGCCGCCGTACCACATAGCCGCCGTCTCCAATGTGCTGACGAACCTCTACGCCGGGCGCCGCACCCTCACCCTCGACCAGTTCACCCCGGAGAGCTGGCTCGGCCTGGTCAGGGAGCAGCGGATCACGCACGCGATGGTCGTGCCGACGATGCTCGCCCGGATCATGGACACGGCAGGACTGGACCGTTCCGTGCCCTCGATGCGCTCGCTCGCCTACGGCGGTGCCAGGATGCCGGTGCGCGTGATCGAGACGGCGCTGCGCACCTGGCCGGCGGTGGACTTCGTCAACGCCTATGGCCTGACGGAGACTTCGTCCACCGTCTCGGTGCTGGGCCCGGCCGAGCACCGGGCGGCGATCGCGAGCGACGACCCCGCGATACGGGCCCGGCTCGGCTCGGCCGGACTGCCGGTACCGGGCATCGAGATCGAGGTCCGTGACGTCACCGGAGAGCCGCTCGGCGCGGGGGAGACCGGGCAGATCTGGGTGCGCGGCGAACAGGTCTCGGGGGAGTACGCCGGGCAGGGCTCCGCGGTCGACGAGCGCGGCTTCTTCCACACCCGCGACCGGGGCCGCCTCGACGCCGACGGCTACCTCCACATCGAGGGCAGGGCCGACGACACGATCATCCGCGGCGCGGAGAACATCGCGCCGGCCGAGATAGAGGATGTTCTGCTGCGGCACCCGGACGTGCTCGACGCCGTCGTGGTCGGCGTCCCCGACGAGGAGTGGGGCCAGCGCATCGAGGCCGTCGTCGTACGCCGTGACGGGGCGGAGGTCGACGCCGGGGCACTGCGCGCGGCCGTACGCGGCACCCTGCGCGGTTCGAAGACCCCGGACCGCATCACGTACTGGACCGAACTCCCGCGCACGGTGACCGGCAAACTGGTGCGCCGCGACATCGTGGCGGCACTGACCGCACCCGAGCACGGGACGAAGGGGCAGCCATGA
- a CDS encoding TetR/AcrR family transcriptional regulator: protein MAPRLTPKGAATRQRIVEGAASELRARGVTETTLDDIRARTATSKSQLFHYFPGGKEELLLAVAQHEADRVLSDQQPHLSALTSWRAWHDWRDTVVDRYRRQGQQCPLNALMSQLTPATPGAQAVTRQLVASWQGKIAVGIRAMQDQREIPAGLDADRAAAALLAGIQGGVLIMMSTGSVTHLEAALDLGIHQLQAVPSSSIASSSSTGSAGSIR from the coding sequence ATGGCACCACGACTGACACCCAAGGGCGCGGCCACCAGGCAGCGCATCGTCGAAGGAGCCGCGTCGGAGCTCCGCGCACGCGGCGTGACGGAGACGACCCTGGACGACATCCGCGCCCGTACGGCCACCAGCAAGAGCCAGCTCTTCCACTACTTCCCCGGCGGCAAGGAGGAGCTCCTGCTCGCCGTGGCCCAGCACGAGGCGGACCGCGTCCTGTCCGACCAGCAGCCCCACCTCAGCGCGCTCACCTCGTGGCGGGCCTGGCACGACTGGCGGGACACGGTCGTCGACCGCTATCGCCGGCAGGGGCAGCAGTGCCCGCTCAACGCGCTCATGTCCCAGCTCACCCCGGCCACGCCCGGCGCGCAGGCCGTCACCAGACAGCTCGTCGCCTCGTGGCAGGGCAAGATCGCCGTCGGTATCCGGGCCATGCAGGACCAGCGCGAGATCCCCGCCGGCCTCGACGCCGACCGCGCCGCGGCCGCCCTGCTGGCCGGTATCCAGGGCGGCGTCCTGATCATGATGTCCACCGGTTCGGTCACCCATCTCGAAGCGGCCCTCGATCTGGGCATCCACCAGCTTCAGGCCGTTCCCAGCAGCTCCATCGCCTCGTCAAGCAGCACCGGCAGCGCGGGCAGCATCCGCTGA
- a CDS encoding enoyl-CoA hydratase/isomerase family protein: MDLKTVLFEVTDHVATITLNRPQAMNSFNQQMLDDFSAIWDRVRTDDNVHVMVLRGSGERAFSTGMDVKEGIDRHPNVWSQTDPGEFLSPKLNQVWKPLVCAVHGMTAGGAFYWLNEADILICSDDATFFDPHVSYGLTAALEPIGLARRIPLGETLRIALLGLDERLSAARALQIGLVSEVLPGDRLWDRADEIARIIAAKPPAAIQGTVRAIWESLDSTRTQALRTGLSYTQIGNPIGKAEVDRSAVPRGRWTLR, translated from the coding sequence ATGGATCTCAAGACCGTCCTGTTCGAGGTGACCGACCATGTCGCCACGATCACGCTGAACCGACCGCAGGCCATGAACAGCTTCAACCAGCAGATGCTGGACGACTTCTCCGCGATCTGGGACCGGGTCAGGACCGACGACAACGTGCACGTCATGGTGTTGCGCGGCTCGGGCGAGCGCGCGTTCAGCACCGGCATGGACGTGAAGGAAGGGATCGACCGGCACCCCAACGTCTGGTCGCAGACCGACCCCGGGGAGTTCCTGTCGCCGAAGCTGAACCAGGTGTGGAAACCCCTGGTCTGCGCGGTGCACGGGATGACCGCCGGAGGCGCGTTCTACTGGCTCAACGAGGCCGACATCCTGATCTGTTCGGACGACGCGACCTTCTTCGACCCGCATGTCAGCTACGGACTCACCGCCGCGCTCGAACCGATCGGGCTGGCCCGTCGCATCCCGCTCGGCGAGACCCTGCGGATCGCGCTGCTCGGCCTGGACGAACGCCTGTCGGCGGCGCGCGCCCTTCAAATCGGCCTGGTCAGCGAGGTGTTGCCGGGCGATCGACTCTGGGACCGGGCGGACGAGATCGCGCGCATCATCGCCGCCAAACCGCCGGCCGCGATCCAGGGCACGGTGCGCGCGATCTGGGAGTCCCTGGACTCGACCCGCACGCAGGCCCTGCGCACCGGGCTGTCGTACACCCAGATCGGCAACCCGATCGGAAAGGCGGAGGTGGACCGCTCGGCGGTACCCCGGGGACGGTGGACACTCCGCTGA
- a CDS encoding phosphotransferase family protein translates to MSVATNSPALLRELTDRTAAVVGGWTPGATVDGVEPLTGGTSSLTYVAALSGVPAGYERVVLKVAPPGLPPVRNRDVLRQARLMSALAGQPGVRVPTVLFCDAGAPPAVQPFVAMELVPGECVEPVLLPRGTLAEGEVRRRALDAARMLAALHRVTPARTALAAEPVVTLTGEIDRWTRAFATVSDDLRTGHEVVAERLRATVPAAMTPVFTHGDYRLGNTLCADGSVTAIIDWEIWSLGDPRVDMTWLTFFTDEARHPAAVSDEPTGMPGKAELVDAYEELRGERLRDLPWFEALTKYKESAATALLIKRGRKSGQLNAMHQRMLPALPVLLDEAMELLGTA, encoded by the coding sequence ATGAGCGTCGCCACCAACAGCCCTGCGCTGCTACGGGAGTTGACCGACCGCACGGCAGCCGTCGTCGGCGGCTGGACGCCCGGCGCCACCGTCGACGGCGTCGAACCCCTCACCGGCGGCACTTCGAGCCTGACGTACGTCGCCGCCCTGTCGGGTGTCCCGGCCGGGTACGAACGTGTCGTCCTCAAGGTGGCACCGCCCGGCCTGCCCCCGGTCCGCAACCGGGACGTGCTGCGCCAGGCACGCCTCATGTCGGCGCTGGCCGGACAGCCGGGTGTACGCGTACCGACGGTGCTGTTCTGCGACGCGGGCGCGCCCCCGGCCGTCCAGCCCTTCGTGGCCATGGAGTTGGTGCCGGGGGAGTGCGTCGAACCGGTGCTGCTGCCGCGCGGCACACTCGCCGAGGGGGAGGTGCGGAGGCGTGCCCTGGACGCGGCTCGCATGCTGGCCGCCCTGCATCGGGTGACGCCCGCGCGTACGGCGCTCGCGGCCGAGCCCGTGGTGACGCTCACCGGGGAGATCGACCGGTGGACCCGGGCGTTCGCCACCGTCTCCGACGATCTGCGCACCGGCCACGAGGTGGTCGCGGAGCGGCTGCGCGCGACCGTGCCCGCCGCGATGACACCGGTGTTCACCCACGGCGACTACCGGCTCGGCAACACCTTGTGCGCGGACGGCTCGGTCACGGCGATCATCGACTGGGAGATCTGGTCGCTCGGCGATCCCCGTGTCGACATGACGTGGCTGACCTTCTTCACCGACGAGGCCCGCCACCCGGCCGCCGTGTCGGACGAGCCCACCGGCATGCCCGGCAAGGCCGAACTGGTCGACGCCTACGAGGAGTTGCGCGGCGAACGGCTGCGGGACCTGCCGTGGTTCGAGGCGCTCACCAAGTACAAGGAGTCCGCGGCGACCGCGCTGTTGATCAAACGGGGCCGTAAATCAGGGCAGTTGAACGCCATGCATCAGCGGATGCTGCCCGCGCTGCCGGTGCTGCTTGACGAGGCGATGGAGCTGCTGGGAACGGCCTGA
- a CDS encoding LLM class flavin-dependent oxidoreductase: protein MRFGMPWPGREVAHEAEEAGAGAFCAGEFVDHDAYLTLAEIVANSERALAGPAIAYAFARTPYAHATALRQLHAQAPGRLFLGLGSAAFRINRDWLDVPADRAVDRIAETVGAVRAWLHAENGEKVHYDGEFYSIDADVRAPVLGRLDIPVLLAAFNTRMAATAGRVADGVIGHGLFTHSWWNDVVRPSVERGTVAAGRTEPPLEHGWVITAVDDSAPERAVADARRMIAFYLTVKTYDPFVAHHGWEGPVAQLRKAFRTGDTDAMAAAVTDEMLTGIAVCGTTADAKGMLARRAGSLPRDVGYFAPPSFLVSHRRRAAYARAALALIGEVPTP from the coding sequence ATGCGATTCGGCATGCCCTGGCCGGGCCGTGAGGTGGCGCACGAGGCCGAGGAGGCCGGTGCGGGTGCCTTCTGCGCCGGCGAGTTCGTCGACCATGACGCCTACCTCACCCTCGCCGAGATCGTCGCGAACTCCGAGCGCGCCCTCGCGGGGCCCGCCATCGCCTACGCCTTCGCCCGCACCCCGTACGCGCACGCCACCGCGCTGCGCCAACTCCACGCCCAGGCACCGGGACGGCTCTTCCTGGGCCTGGGCAGCGCCGCGTTCCGCATCAACCGCGACTGGCTCGACGTACCCGCCGACCGCGCGGTGGACCGGATCGCGGAGACCGTCGGCGCCGTCCGCGCCTGGCTGCACGCGGAGAACGGCGAGAAGGTCCACTACGACGGCGAGTTCTACTCGATCGACGCCGACGTCCGCGCGCCCGTGCTCGGCCGGCTCGACATTCCCGTCCTGCTCGCCGCGTTCAACACGCGGATGGCCGCGACGGCGGGCCGGGTCGCCGACGGTGTCATCGGGCACGGGCTGTTCACCCACTCCTGGTGGAACGACGTCGTACGACCGTCGGTGGAGCGCGGCACGGTCGCCGCGGGCCGTACCGAGCCGCCCCTGGAGCACGGCTGGGTCATCACGGCGGTCGACGACTCCGCTCCCGAACGCGCCGTGGCCGACGCCCGGCGCATGATCGCCTTCTATCTGACGGTGAAGACGTACGACCCGTTCGTCGCCCACCACGGCTGGGAGGGCCCGGTGGCGCAGCTCCGCAAGGCGTTCCGCACCGGTGACACCGACGCGATGGCCGCCGCCGTCACCGACGAGATGCTGACCGGGATCGCCGTGTGCGGGACGACGGCCGACGCGAAGGGCATGCTCGCCCGTCGCGCCGGTTCGCTGCCTCGTGACGTCGGCTATTTCGCACCGCCGAGTTTCCTGGTGAGCCATCGGCGCCGGGCCGCGTACGCCCGGGCCGCGCTCGCCCTGATCGGCGAAGTGCCCACGCCGTGA
- a CDS encoding SDR family NAD(P)-dependent oxidoreductase encodes MTKRLAGRKALVTGSTNGIGVAIAVALAAEGAFVVVSGRDERRGAEVVARIEKDGGAAAFVKADLSAGAEVIDRFATDALTAAGGRIDVLVNNAALLLTPTPTAEVAQETIDEALAVSVRSVFLLTGLLVPPMAERGQGAVVNLGSIAGLRGSAHSALYNMTKAAVHSLTTSWAAEYGPHGVRVNTVAPGPTLTEKVVSMEERLDPIIARMPSGRAGTPAEVASAVVFLASDEASQIHGATLTVDGGFTAV; translated from the coding sequence ATGACCAAGCGACTTGCCGGGCGGAAAGCCCTGGTCACCGGTTCCACCAACGGTATCGGCGTCGCCATCGCGGTGGCCCTGGCCGCCGAGGGAGCGTTCGTCGTCGTCAGCGGACGTGACGAGCGTCGCGGCGCCGAGGTGGTGGCCCGCATCGAGAAGGACGGCGGTGCGGCGGCCTTCGTGAAGGCGGATCTGTCCGCGGGCGCCGAGGTGATCGACCGCTTCGCCACCGACGCGCTCACCGCGGCCGGCGGGCGGATCGACGTGCTCGTCAACAACGCGGCGCTGCTGCTCACGCCCACCCCCACCGCCGAGGTCGCGCAGGAGACCATCGACGAGGCGCTGGCCGTGAGCGTGCGGTCGGTGTTCCTGCTCACCGGCCTGCTGGTGCCGCCCATGGCCGAGCGCGGCCAGGGTGCCGTGGTCAACCTCGGCTCCATCGCCGGCCTGCGGGGCAGCGCGCACTCTGCGCTCTACAACATGACCAAGGCGGCAGTGCACTCGCTCACCACCTCGTGGGCCGCCGAGTACGGGCCGCACGGCGTCCGGGTCAACACCGTCGCTCCCGGCCCCACCTTGACCGAGAAGGTGGTGTCGATGGAGGAGCGACTGGACCCGATCATCGCGCGCATGCCCTCCGGCCGTGCCGGCACCCCGGCCGAGGTGGCCTCCGCCGTCGTGTTCCTCGCGAGCGACGAGGCGTCCCAGATCCACGGCGCCACCCTCACCGTCGACGGCGGATTCACGGCGGTGTAG